From Camelus dromedarius isolate mCamDro1 chromosome 12, mCamDro1.pat, whole genome shotgun sequence, the proteins below share one genomic window:
- the LOC105090038 gene encoding olfactory receptor 8U3, translating to MAEVNVTHVTEFILNGITDWPELQAPCFVVFLVIYLVTVLGNLGLVSLIRMDARLHTPMYYFLSHLAFVDLCYSSAITPKMMVNFVAEHNTISFHACAIQLCCFLTFMITECFLLASMAYDRYVAICRPLHYSTLMSKRVCIQLVAVPYVYSFLVALFHTIITFRLTYCGPSVINHFYCDDLPLLALSCSDTHMKEVLIFAFAGFDMICSSSIVLTSYIFITAAILKIHSTQGRHKAISTCGSHMVAVTLFYGTLIFMYLQPKSNHSLDTDKMASVFYTVVIPMLNPLIYSLRNKDVKDASKKALEKGCETVKMLNLRK from the coding sequence ATGGCTGAAGTTAATGTCACTCATGTTACTGAATTCATTCTCAACGGAATTACAGACTGGCCAGAGCTTCAGGCCCCATGCTTTGTGGTGTTTTTAGTCATCTACCTGGTCACTGTGCTGGGCAACCTTGGACTGGTTTCCTTGATCAGGATGGATGCTCGGCTCCACACACCCATGTACTACTTCCTCAGTCACTTGGCCTTTGTTGACCTTTGTTACTCCTCTGCTATCACGCCGAAGATGATGGTGAATTTTGTTGCGGAACACAACACGATTTCTTTCCACGCTTGTGCAATACAACTGTGCTGTTTTCTCACCTTCATGATCACAGAGTGTTTCCTTTTAGCCTCCATGGCCTATGATCGCTATGTAGCCATCTGTAGACCCCTGCATTACTCCACATTGATGTCAAAGAGGGTCTGCATTCAACTAGTGGCGGTTCCATATGTATACAGCTTTCTAGTTGCCCTCTTCCATACCATTATCACCTTCCGCCTAACTTACTGTGGCCCCAGTGTTATTAACCATTTCTACTGTGATGACCTCCCTCTCTTGGCTCTGTCCTGCTCAGACACACACATGAAGGAAGTTCTGATCTTTGCCTTTGCTGGTTTTGATATGATCTGCTCCTCTTCCATTGTCCTCACCTCCTACATCTTTATCACTGCCGCCATCCTGAAGATTCACTCTACCCAGGGGCGACACAAGGCCATTTCTACCTGTGGCTCCCACATGGTGGCTGTCACTCTCTTTTACGGCACACTGATCTTCATGTACCTACAGCCCAAATCCAACCACTCCCTGGACACAGACAAAATGGCATCCGTATTCTACACGGTGGTGATCCCCATGCTGAACCCCCTAATCTACAGCCTCAGAAACAAAGACGTGAAAGATGCCTCCAAGAAAGCCTTGGAGAAAGGTTGTGAAACTGTAAAGatgttaaatttaagaaaataa